A single window of Kitasatospora sp. HUAS MG31 DNA harbors:
- a CDS encoding RNA polymerase sigma factor, whose product MTDQPVIEDLLRSLAPQVLGVLARRSGGVLECEDAVQEALIAAARHWPEQGVPDNPRGWLLQSATRRHTDRMRSETARRRREDRVAREPAPPPAPGADDSLALLFMCCHPALTPASAIALTLRAVGGLTTAQIAAAYLVPEATMAQRVSRAKQRLKASSAVFEVPEPGAPDFPERLRCVLHVLYLMFNEGYTASGGPDLHRVDLSDEAVRLARRLHRELPAEPEAAGLLALMLLTEARRPARTGPHGELVPLAEQDRTRWDRELIAEGTALLVGTFARRGRPGEYRLQAAIAAVHDRAARAEDTDWPQILGLYGLLEQVAGSPLVTLNRAVALAMVDGPTAGLALLDHLDADGGPVPDLHRAHAVRAHLLETAGDTAAALHHYRAAAARTTSVPEQRYLTTRAARLHQHAGGRP is encoded by the coding sequence GTGACCGACCAGCCCGTGATCGAGGACCTGCTGCGCTCGCTGGCGCCGCAGGTCCTCGGCGTGCTGGCACGTCGCTCGGGCGGAGTCCTGGAGTGCGAGGACGCGGTCCAGGAGGCCCTGATCGCCGCCGCCCGGCACTGGCCCGAACAGGGCGTGCCGGACAACCCGCGCGGCTGGCTGCTGCAGAGCGCCACCCGCCGCCACACCGACCGGATGCGCAGCGAGACGGCCCGGCGACGACGCGAGGACCGCGTGGCGAGGGAACCGGCCCCGCCGCCGGCACCGGGGGCCGACGACTCCCTGGCCCTGCTGTTCATGTGCTGCCACCCGGCACTCACCCCCGCCTCGGCGATCGCCCTCACCCTGCGGGCGGTCGGCGGCCTGACGACCGCCCAGATCGCGGCCGCCTACCTGGTCCCCGAAGCGACGATGGCGCAGCGTGTCAGCCGGGCCAAGCAGCGCCTCAAGGCGTCCTCGGCGGTGTTCGAGGTGCCGGAGCCCGGCGCGCCGGACTTCCCGGAGCGGCTCCGCTGCGTCCTTCACGTCTTGTACCTGATGTTCAACGAGGGCTACACCGCCTCCGGGGGCCCGGACCTGCACCGCGTCGACCTGTCCGACGAGGCCGTCCGGTTGGCCCGCCGGCTGCACCGGGAGCTGCCAGCCGAGCCCGAGGCCGCCGGACTGCTGGCCCTGATGCTGCTCACCGAGGCCCGCCGGCCGGCGCGCACCGGCCCGCACGGCGAGTTGGTCCCGCTGGCCGAGCAGGACCGCACCCGCTGGGACCGCGAGCTGATCGCCGAGGGCACCGCGCTGCTCGTCGGAACCTTCGCCCGTCGAGGACGGCCGGGCGAGTACCGGCTGCAGGCCGCCATCGCGGCCGTCCACGACCGGGCCGCCCGCGCCGAGGACACCGACTGGCCGCAGATCCTCGGCCTGTACGGCCTGCTGGAGCAGGTGGCCGGCAGTCCCCTGGTCACCCTCAACCGTGCGGTCGCCCTGGCGATGGTCGACGGCCCGACCGCCGGGCTGGCCCTCCTCGACCACCTCGACGCCGACGGCGGACCCGTTCCCGACCTCCACCGGGCCCACGCCGTGCGGGCCCATCTGCTGGAGACGGCGGGGGACACGGCGGCCGCGCTGCACCACTACCGCGCGGCGGCGGCCCGGACCACCAGCGTGCCGGAGCAGCGGTACCTGACCACCCGAGCCGCCCGCTTGCACCAGCACGCCGGCGGTCGACCCTGA
- a CDS encoding DUF5990 family protein — protein sequence MELRIEATDLPGRSCAGPAFPGATGIHVGVQRRGRPDELLGLRPGDAPTATWTLECTAVRTPQGIDLRGAHLQGGPHARFVYLSWVTVDEGGSLTMFRRAKLMLDAVDPRIVEAAVASGLLVARLGLTDGRGQPLCAAVRPPAVSWSAG from the coding sequence ATGGAACTCCGGATCGAAGCCACCGACCTGCCCGGCCGCAGCTGCGCCGGCCCGGCCTTCCCCGGCGCGACCGGCATCCACGTCGGCGTCCAGCGCCGTGGCCGACCGGACGAACTGCTCGGCCTGCGGCCCGGCGACGCGCCCACCGCGACGTGGACGCTCGAGTGCACCGCCGTCCGGACCCCGCAGGGCATCGACCTGCGCGGCGCCCACCTCCAGGGCGGCCCGCACGCCCGGTTCGTCTACCTGTCCTGGGTCACCGTCGACGAGGGCGGGAGCCTCACGATGTTCCGGCGCGCCAAGTTGATGCTGGACGCCGTCGACCCGCGGATCGTCGAGGCGGCCGTGGCGTCCGGACTGCTGGTCGCCCGACTGGGCCTCACCGACGGCCGGGGGCAACCGCTCTGCGCGGCCGTCCGCCCACCAGCCGTCAGTTGGTCCGCCGGATGA
- a CDS encoding DUF4193 domain-containing protein, translating into MATDYDAPRDTGDESGDESIEELKSKRDDKQGSAVDADPEAVEGLELPGADLSGEELTVRVVPLQEDEFTCMTCFLVHHRAQLAGVDGRGQPICRDCAS; encoded by the coding sequence TTGGCAACCGACTACGACGCCCCACGCGACACCGGTGATGAGAGCGGCGACGAGAGCATCGAGGAACTGAAGAGCAAGCGGGACGACAAGCAGGGCTCGGCGGTCGACGCCGACCCCGAGGCCGTGGAGGGCCTCGAACTCCCGGGCGCCGACCTGTCCGGCGAGGAACTGACCGTTCGGGTCGTGCCCCTGCAGGAGGACGAGTTCACCTGCATGACCTGTTTCCTGGTCCACCACCGTGCCCAGCTCGCCGGCGTGGACGGGAGGGGCCAGCCCATCTGCCGGGACTGCGCGTCCTGA
- a CDS encoding YciI family protein, whose translation MPRYLLMVNHDGGAVEEPMDAWAPEDIAAHFDYYAALTEELVASGEMVRFTPLADPRLARIVRSDGVSAPVVTDGPYPESKEVLAGFNLVEVDSEARALEIAARISAVPGPGGIPTRQPVEVRQVMTDLAFDL comes from the coding sequence ATGCCCAGGTACCTGTTGATGGTCAACCACGACGGCGGAGCGGTCGAGGAGCCGATGGACGCGTGGGCGCCCGAGGACATCGCCGCCCACTTCGACTACTACGCGGCCCTGACCGAGGAGTTGGTCGCGAGTGGTGAGATGGTGCGGTTCACCCCGCTGGCCGATCCGCGGCTGGCCAGGATCGTGCGCTCCGACGGCGTCTCGGCCCCGGTGGTCACCGACGGCCCCTATCCGGAGTCCAAGGAGGTGCTCGCCGGCTTCAACCTCGTCGAGGTGGACTCCGAGGCCCGCGCCCTGGAGATCGCCGCCAGGATCTCGGCGGTGCCCGGCCCCGGCGGGATACCGACCCGGCAGCCCGTCGAGGTGCGCCAGGTGATGACCGACCTCGCGTTCGACCTGTGA
- a CDS encoding maleylpyruvate isomerase family mycothiol-dependent enzyme, with protein MNLPLPLPLAAATRSALFEAVTALGDEAVALLAGCRGDTPIPGAEWTVAEAAAHLAMANELMAALAAGEERPYGDGTPGSLAAANAASLAERPERDPAVLAGEIARWAREFTAAAGPHSGSEPVLTPLGPMDLDTLGSYLLTHMLGHLYDIAVALGRPHPIDRHRVGLTMPFVRTAMPWVLDARASAGHNACYRLRVRGLDGFAVTFTDGAAVVSQEPPRRPDCTILIEPVTFLLIALGRCSATGALARGKVFAWGRRPWLAPAFPALFAAP; from the coding sequence ATGAACCTCCCGCTTCCCCTGCCCCTCGCCGCTGCCACGCGCAGCGCGCTCTTCGAGGCGGTCACCGCGCTCGGTGACGAGGCCGTCGCCCTGCTCGCCGGTTGCCGTGGTGACACGCCGATCCCGGGCGCCGAGTGGACGGTCGCCGAGGCCGCAGCCCACCTGGCGATGGCGAACGAGTTGATGGCGGCGCTCGCGGCCGGCGAGGAGCGGCCCTACGGGGACGGCACCCCGGGCTCGCTGGCCGCGGCGAACGCGGCCTCGCTGGCGGAGCGGCCGGAGCGCGACCCGGCGGTCCTCGCGGGGGAGATCGCGCGGTGGGCACGGGAGTTCACGGCGGCGGCGGGCCCGCACAGCGGCTCCGAGCCGGTGCTGACCCCGCTCGGGCCGATGGACCTGGACACCCTCGGCTCCTACCTGCTGACCCACATGCTGGGCCACCTGTACGACATCGCCGTCGCGCTCGGGCGGCCGCACCCGATCGACCGGCACCGCGTCGGGCTGACGATGCCGTTCGTGCGGACGGCGATGCCGTGGGTGCTGGACGCCCGCGCCTCGGCCGGCCACAACGCCTGCTACCGGCTGCGGGTGCGCGGCCTGGACGGGTTCGCGGTGACGTTCACGGACGGCGCCGCCGTGGTGAGCCAGGAGCCGCCGCGCCGTCCGGACTGCACGATCCTCATCGAGCCGGTGACGTTCCTCCTCATCGCGCTGGGACGCTGCAGCGCCACCGGCGCCCTGGCCCGGGGCAAGGTGTTCGCCTGGGGCCGCCGGCCGTGGCTGGCCCCGGCGTTCCCCGCGCTGTTCGCCGCCCCCTGA
- a CDS encoding DUF1963 domain-containing protein yields MTTLMIDAGPVGADAPVTRVGGVPLAPEGTAWPGCSACDGPMQFLAQVLLDDLGGGGSERRGVLALFACQNDPGACADWDPTSGGNRALLLPPDGLRPIPLPDRAEAGADDEAGDEDEDEDEDEESVLLLGATRAVHLQDEDEPDYHLARAAWATRAGRPESAVLGRLGGSPDWLQYDETPTCPSCARPMPLIAQLQEGPDPITAMNFGGGGRAYAFACEPCSGAAFLWQC; encoded by the coding sequence GTGACGACTCTGATGATCGATGCAGGCCCGGTCGGGGCGGACGCGCCGGTGACCCGGGTGGGTGGCGTCCCGCTGGCGCCGGAGGGTACCGCCTGGCCCGGCTGCTCGGCGTGCGACGGCCCGATGCAGTTCCTCGCGCAGGTGCTCCTGGACGACCTCGGGGGCGGTGGGAGCGAACGCCGGGGCGTACTCGCCCTGTTCGCCTGCCAGAACGACCCCGGAGCGTGCGCCGACTGGGATCCCACCTCCGGTGGGAACCGGGCCCTGCTCCTCCCGCCGGACGGCCTCCGGCCGATCCCGCTGCCCGACCGCGCCGAGGCCGGCGCCGACGACGAGGCCGGCGACGAGGACGAGGACGAGGACGAGGACGAGGAGAGCGTCCTCCTGCTCGGTGCGACGCGGGCCGTCCACCTGCAGGACGAGGACGAGCCCGACTACCACCTGGCCCGCGCGGCCTGGGCGACGAGGGCCGGGAGGCCGGAGTCGGCCGTTCTCGGCCGGCTCGGCGGGAGCCCCGACTGGCTGCAGTACGACGAGACCCCGACCTGTCCCTCCTGCGCCCGCCCGATGCCTCTGATCGCCCAGCTCCAGGAGGGCCCGGACCCGATCACGGCGATGAACTTCGGTGGTGGCGGCAGGGCTTACGCCTTCGCCTGCGAACCCTGCTCCGGGGCCGCGTTCCTCTGGCAGTGCTGA
- a CDS encoding RICIN domain-containing protein, whose amino-acid sequence MARRKTATTPERRKHRRLMITVTAVTAALVASGVGVGYVTDGAKPDHVAAAGVSDELGDAIDGEAPTQAAEPQHDTPPTPIKEVPKSEPARGMVYTGLTPAPAGDRCAGVYKVSEAGLCTHGPDAPPKDGDIAKDTAPVAAPAEKPVLQGGDPAEPTAAELLNAATPVLDVKTGATQAAASAPAAGSPAGTATGTGAGTGTAAAAGVVCEGDGSAGNRVQVMYVHAPGKDRFAEYVQSFRKWAADADTIYNASAQETGGVRHIRFVTQPDCSVSVLNVEVPANAIGEFGAMNNALASQGYNRKDRKYMVFADAQVYCGIGTFAGDERPGQDNRSNFGPSYGRSDTSCWTGSVAAHELGHNLGAVINSAPNTSKGAHCVDEYDIMCYSDSPYYPKMRTVCPNRASDDRLDCNHDDYYSTDPKPGSFLATHWNVANNQFLIKGDNPNPNPNPSPTATPTPTGSSSPTKSPTPTGSPTPTGTPTPTGSPTPTGSPTPTGSSTPSPTGSPTPTGTPTGTPSPTAGPTAGPNVTVSQITANSAVLSWRRVAGAAGYEIQLNGRPLATVPFTAVRFINLTPGTEYKIAIAVKDASGKVSKPGRTTAFRTLAATGPTVAGTAYTMVNSFTGQAADMWGGSTADGAVLIGYQKTGYSNQQWIFEDAGNGTMKIKSAKSGKCLQIAGNAVRGQYIAQQACSGADNQQWKVAASGSGYTLTAKGSSLLLGISKRRYYGGSLLELQQPNGEAYQNWTIQAS is encoded by the coding sequence ATGGCACGCAGGAAAACGGCGACGACCCCCGAGCGCCGGAAACACCGCAGGCTGATGATCACCGTGACCGCTGTGACCGCCGCGCTGGTCGCCAGCGGGGTGGGCGTCGGCTACGTGACGGACGGCGCCAAGCCGGACCACGTGGCCGCGGCGGGAGTCTCCGACGAACTGGGCGACGCCATCGACGGCGAGGCCCCCACGCAGGCCGCCGAGCCCCAGCACGACACGCCTCCGACGCCGATCAAGGAGGTGCCCAAGAGCGAACCCGCGCGCGGCATGGTCTACACCGGCCTGACGCCGGCGCCGGCCGGCGACCGCTGCGCCGGTGTGTACAAGGTGTCCGAGGCCGGCCTGTGCACCCACGGCCCGGACGCGCCGCCGAAGGACGGCGACATAGCCAAGGACACCGCGCCGGTGGCGGCTCCCGCGGAGAAGCCGGTGCTCCAGGGCGGCGACCCGGCCGAGCCCACCGCCGCCGAACTGCTGAACGCCGCGACGCCGGTGCTCGACGTGAAGACCGGTGCCACCCAGGCGGCCGCCTCGGCCCCGGCGGCCGGTTCGCCGGCCGGTACGGCCACCGGTACCGGTGCCGGTACGGGCACCGCGGCCGCGGCCGGCGTGGTCTGCGAGGGTGACGGCTCCGCCGGCAACCGTGTCCAGGTGATGTACGTGCACGCGCCCGGCAAGGACCGTTTCGCCGAGTACGTGCAGTCGTTCCGCAAGTGGGCGGCCGACGCCGACACCATCTACAACGCGAGCGCCCAGGAGACCGGCGGCGTCCGCCACATCCGGTTCGTGACCCAGCCGGACTGCTCGGTCTCGGTGCTGAACGTCGAGGTCCCGGCCAACGCCATCGGCGAGTTCGGCGCGATGAACAACGCGCTGGCCTCCCAGGGCTACAACCGCAAGGACCGCAAGTACATGGTCTTCGCCGACGCGCAGGTCTACTGCGGCATCGGCACCTTCGCGGGCGACGAGCGCCCGGGCCAGGACAACCGGAGCAACTTCGGCCCCTCGTACGGCCGCAGCGACACCTCCTGCTGGACCGGCAGCGTGGCCGCGCACGAACTCGGCCACAACCTGGGCGCGGTGATCAACAGCGCTCCCAACACCAGCAAGGGCGCCCACTGCGTCGACGAGTACGACATCATGTGCTACTCGGACTCGCCGTACTACCCCAAGATGCGCACGGTGTGCCCGAACCGGGCCAGTGACGATCGTCTGGACTGCAACCACGACGACTACTACAGCACCGACCCCAAGCCGGGCAGCTTCCTGGCGACCCACTGGAACGTGGCCAACAACCAGTTCCTGATCAAGGGCGACAACCCCAACCCCAACCCGAACCCGTCGCCCACGGCCACGCCGACCCCGACCGGGTCGTCCAGCCCGACCAAGTCGCCGACCCCGACCGGGTCGCCCACGCCGACCGGCACCCCCACCCCCACCGGGTCGCCGACCCCGACCGGCTCGCCGACCCCGACCGGGTCCTCCACGCCGTCCCCGACCGGTTCGCCGACCCCCACCGGCACGCCGACCGGCACCCCCTCGCCCACCGCGGGTCCGACCGCCGGTCCCAACGTGACGGTCAGCCAGATCACCGCCAACTCGGCCGTGCTGAGCTGGCGTCGGGTCGCCGGTGCGGCCGGGTACGAGATCCAGCTGAACGGCCGTCCGCTGGCCACCGTGCCGTTCACGGCGGTCCGCTTCATCAACCTCACCCCGGGCACCGAGTACAAGATCGCCATCGCGGTGAAGGACGCCTCGGGCAAGGTCTCCAAGCCCGGCCGCACCACCGCCTTCCGTACCCTGGCCGCCACCGGTCCGACCGTGGCCGGCACCGCGTACACCATGGTCAACAGCTTCACCGGCCAGGCCGCGGACATGTGGGGCGGTTCGACCGCCGACGGTGCCGTGCTGATCGGCTACCAGAAGACCGGGTACAGCAACCAGCAGTGGATCTTCGAGGACGCCGGGAACGGCACCATGAAGATCAAGTCGGCCAAGTCCGGCAAGTGCCTGCAGATCGCGGGTAACGCCGTCCGCGGCCAGTACATCGCCCAGCAGGCCTGCTCCGGCGCGGACAACCAGCAGTGGAAGGTCGCCGCCAGCGGCAGCGGCTACACGCTGACCGCCAAGGGCTCGTCCCTGCTGCTGGGCATCAGCAAGCGCCGCTACTACGGCGGCTCGCTGCTGGAGCTCCAGCAGCCGAACGGCGAGGCCTACCAGAACTGGACCATCCAGGCCTCCTGA
- a CDS encoding RNA polymerase sigma factor, whose amino-acid sequence MDTDWSDLNADVDAARGGDPEALDRVMTASLPLVHGIVNRALNTREDADDIVQETMASALQGLHKLRDPGAYRSWLASVTLNELRRAWRRRRRAPTQEAGDDLPDPDAEFVDAALLRLSLAEAGRELAESVGWLDPGDVRLLSLLRLEIRGGLTRREVARTLGVTPCHAGVRIQRMKERLTRSRRVVRALAAVPGCPGLDAVTADWDGRTSALWRKRILRHIRRCATCPGQQDELLSVAALLPWIDPCIDLPAPRQPDPSEG is encoded by the coding sequence GTGGACACGGACTGGTCCGACTTGAACGCCGACGTCGACGCCGCCCGGGGCGGGGACCCGGAGGCCCTCGACCGGGTGATGACCGCCTCGCTCCCACTCGTCCACGGCATCGTGAACCGGGCCCTGAACACCCGTGAGGACGCGGACGACATCGTGCAGGAGACGATGGCCAGCGCCCTCCAGGGCCTGCACAAGCTGCGCGACCCCGGCGCGTACCGCTCGTGGCTGGCCAGCGTCACGCTGAACGAGCTGCGCCGCGCCTGGCGCCGGAGACGGCGCGCCCCCACCCAGGAGGCGGGAGACGATCTCCCCGACCCGGACGCCGAGTTCGTCGACGCCGCGCTGCTGCGCCTGTCCCTGGCCGAGGCCGGCCGGGAACTCGCCGAGAGCGTCGGATGGCTCGACCCGGGCGACGTCAGACTGCTGTCGCTCCTGCGTCTCGAGATTCGCGGCGGCCTCACCCGCCGCGAGGTCGCCCGCACCCTCGGCGTCACCCCCTGTCATGCGGGGGTGCGGATCCAGCGGATGAAGGAGCGGCTGACCAGGAGCCGGCGCGTGGTCCGCGCCCTGGCGGCCGTTCCCGGCTGCCCAGGCCTGGACGCCGTGACCGCCGACTGGGACGGACGGACGAGCGCCCTGTGGCGCAAGCGGATCCTCCGGCACATCCGAAGGTGCGCGACCTGCCCGGGGCAGCAGGACGAACTCCTCTCGGTGGCCGCACTCCTGCCCTGGATCGACCCCTGTATCGACCTGCCGGCGCCGCGGCAGCCGGACCCGTCGGAGGGCTGA
- a CDS encoding alpha/beta hydrolase, whose translation MLLASLAAGVLLLATGCEDPSAGPATTAATASGGPGGAENPALASFYAQQVSWSACPADPADPNGQGAASGLQCGTLHVPLDYTRPAADALDLALIKLPAAQPAQRVGSLIVNPGGPGASGVAMVRSGAKRFDGALHDRFDVVGFDPRGTGGSSPVQCLDDKQSDALYQHDLPREPIQRKAELELTDKALSAACQARSGRILPFVGTRNTARDLDVLRQAVGDRKLNYLGISYGTHLGALYAEEFPGNTGRLVLDGAVDTAADPLDFEIESAIGMESSFRRFAEDCARTHAGDCPLGGDPATAPQKLDAFLDGLHDHPLDTTDGRRLTGGLGRTGTGAFLYGSEKTAWPKLREALAEALGQHRGDRLLAAADRYVGRDAQGHYTSLSDANRAIKCADGGAAAPSAEKQKQQMAKLKAEAPMTAKYLIPEDLITATCVNWPFKTPEQAHTVRADGSAPILVVGTTGDPATPYAAAEKLAQGFANATLLTREGEGHGAFGKGNACIDAALSAYLVSGTVPAAGTRCQG comes from the coding sequence GTGCTCCTTGCGTCACTCGCCGCGGGCGTGCTACTGCTCGCCACCGGCTGTGAGGACCCGTCCGCCGGACCCGCGACGACCGCCGCCACCGCCTCGGGCGGGCCCGGCGGCGCGGAGAACCCGGCGCTCGCGTCCTTCTACGCCCAGCAGGTCAGCTGGAGCGCGTGTCCGGCGGACCCGGCCGACCCGAACGGCCAGGGCGCCGCCTCCGGCCTGCAGTGCGGCACCCTCCACGTCCCGCTCGACTACACCAGGCCCGCCGCCGACGCGCTCGACCTCGCCCTGATCAAGTTGCCCGCCGCCCAGCCCGCCCAGCGGGTCGGTTCCCTGATCGTCAACCCCGGCGGGCCCGGCGCCTCGGGCGTCGCCATGGTCCGGTCCGGCGCCAAGCGGTTCGACGGCGCCCTGCACGACCGCTTCGACGTGGTGGGCTTCGACCCGCGCGGTACGGGCGGCAGCTCCCCGGTGCAGTGCCTGGACGACAAGCAGTCCGACGCCCTGTACCAGCACGACCTCCCGCGCGAACCGATCCAGCGCAAAGCCGAGCTGGAGCTGACCGACAAGGCCCTCTCCGCCGCCTGCCAGGCGAGGTCCGGCCGGATCCTGCCCTTCGTCGGCACCCGCAACACGGCCCGCGACCTCGACGTCCTGCGGCAGGCCGTCGGCGACCGGAAGCTCAACTACCTCGGCATCTCGTACGGGACCCACCTCGGAGCCCTCTACGCGGAGGAGTTCCCCGGGAACACCGGCCGCCTCGTCCTGGACGGCGCGGTCGACACCGCCGCCGATCCGCTGGACTTCGAGATCGAGTCGGCCATCGGCATGGAGTCCTCGTTCCGGCGCTTCGCCGAGGACTGCGCCCGCACCCACGCCGGCGACTGCCCGCTCGGCGGCGACCCGGCCACCGCCCCGCAGAAGCTGGACGCCTTCCTCGACGGTCTCCATGACCACCCGCTGGACACCACGGACGGTCGCCGGCTCACCGGGGGCCTGGGCCGGACCGGCACGGGCGCCTTCCTCTACGGCAGCGAGAAGACCGCCTGGCCGAAGCTGCGCGAAGCCCTCGCCGAGGCCCTCGGCCAACACCGCGGCGACCGGTTGCTCGCCGCCGCCGACCGCTACGTCGGCCGGGACGCGCAGGGCCACTACACCAGCCTGAGCGACGCGAACCGTGCGATCAAGTGCGCCGACGGCGGCGCGGCCGCCCCGTCCGCCGAGAAGCAGAAGCAGCAGATGGCCAAGCTCAAGGCCGAGGCCCCGATGACCGCGAAGTACCTCATCCCGGAGGATCTGATCACTGCCACCTGCGTGAACTGGCCGTTCAAGACCCCGGAGCAGGCCCACACCGTCCGGGCCGACGGCAGCGCCCCGATCCTCGTGGTCGGCACCACCGGCGACCCGGCCACCCCGTACGCCGCCGCCGAGAAGCTGGCCCAGGGCTTCGCCAACGCCACCCTGCTCACCCGCGAGGGCGAGGGACACGGCGCATTCGGCAAGGGCAACGCCTGTATCGACGCCGCCCTCTCGGCCTACCTGGTCTCCGGCACCGTCCCGGCGGCGGGCACCCGCTGCCAGGGATAG
- a CDS encoding alkaline phosphatase — protein sequence MQRRSFRAAMVLVLSSAMVGGAAVAAYSEPAEHDDQRYEDRGGEIRNVIYLLGDGMGRTHVTAGRERYYGAAGRLNMERLPYVGQVSTYAVEKGSTKPALVTDSASSATAWASGVKTYNAALGVDAYEKRVATLMEQAKAAGFATGNVSTAEVTDATPGGQFSHVLLRGCQGPTYSDAACLPKNADGSYEAKPSDTTLITPVAEQIARNGTADVVLGGGLARFEPDDQKALEAQGYQVLGSFGDASLPAQSAASQKVATKADLDAAKAKKVVGLFNRGNLTVEAAKAALPAGAPEKAEPTLSDMAGKAIDLLSKKNKKGFFLQIEGAQIDKRSHANDASQTLAEIKAFDDAVAKAVDFAKKDGHTLVIVTADHECAGFNIIEKGTFTNAEAAAPPTNNDAGNPANNGTPARTSGNVKDAARSTGIVNGAGNKDPKNFAPATFRTPDDAAGVADGTPEASLWLTYLSGNHTGADVPIFAYGPGGQRFAASQDNTELYGKMYRALFNRSPR from the coding sequence ATGCAGCGCAGGTCCTTCAGGGCCGCGATGGTGCTCGTTCTGTCGAGCGCCATGGTGGGGGGCGCGGCCGTGGCCGCCTACTCCGAGCCTGCGGAGCACGACGACCAGCGGTACGAGGACCGTGGCGGCGAGATCCGCAACGTGATCTACCTGCTCGGTGACGGCATGGGCCGCACCCACGTCACCGCGGGCCGCGAGCGCTACTACGGCGCGGCCGGCCGCCTGAACATGGAGCGCCTGCCGTACGTCGGCCAGGTCTCCACCTACGCGGTGGAGAAGGGCAGCACCAAGCCCGCCCTGGTCACCGACTCGGCCAGCTCCGCGACCGCCTGGGCCTCCGGCGTGAAGACGTACAACGCGGCGCTCGGCGTCGACGCGTACGAGAAGCGGGTCGCCACCCTGATGGAGCAGGCCAAGGCGGCCGGCTTCGCCACCGGCAACGTCTCCACCGCCGAGGTCACCGACGCCACCCCGGGCGGCCAGTTCAGCCACGTGCTGCTGCGCGGATGCCAGGGCCCGACCTACTCGGACGCCGCCTGCCTGCCGAAGAACGCCGACGGCAGCTACGAGGCGAAGCCCTCCGACACCACCCTGATCACCCCGGTCGCCGAGCAGATCGCCCGCAACGGCACGGCCGACGTGGTCCTCGGCGGCGGCCTGGCCCGCTTCGAGCCGGACGACCAGAAGGCGCTGGAGGCCCAGGGCTACCAGGTGCTCGGCAGCTTCGGCGACGCCTCCCTGCCGGCCCAGAGCGCCGCCAGCCAGAAGGTCGCCACCAAGGCGGACCTGGACGCGGCCAAGGCCAAGAAGGTCGTCGGCCTGTTCAACCGCGGCAACCTGACCGTCGAGGCGGCCAAGGCCGCGCTGCCGGCCGGCGCCCCGGAGAAGGCCGAGCCGACCCTGTCGGACATGGCCGGCAAGGCGATCGACCTGCTGTCGAAGAAGAACAAGAAGGGCTTCTTCCTGCAGATCGAGGGCGCCCAGATCGACAAGCGCTCGCACGCCAACGACGCCTCGCAGACCCTGGCCGAGATCAAGGCCTTCGACGACGCGGTGGCCAAGGCCGTCGACTTCGCCAAGAAGGACGGCCACACCCTGGTGATCGTCACGGCCGACCACGAGTGCGCCGGCTTCAACATCATCGAGAAGGGCACCTTCACCAACGCCGAGGCGGCCGCCCCGCCCACCAACAACGACGCGGGCAACCCGGCCAACAACGGCACCCCGGCGCGCACCTCCGGCAACGTGAAGGACGCGGCCCGGTCCACCGGCATCGTCAACGGCGCCGGCAACAAGGACCCGAAGAACTTCGCCCCGGCCACCTTCCGCACCCCGGACGACGCGGCCGGCGTCGCCGACGGCACCCCCGAGGCCAGCCTCTGGCTGACCTACCTGTCCGGCAACCACACCGGTGCCGACGTGCCGATCTTCGCCTACGGCCCGGGCGGCCAGCGCTTCGCCGCCAGCCAGGACAACACCGAGCTGTACGGGAAGATGTACCGCGCGCTCTTCAACCGCTCGCCGCGCTGA